ACCATTGCAGTCTTTGGTTCATCTCCTTCTGTTATGCGCACTTGGTAACAACCTGAGCGCAAATCCAACTTGGTGAAGAACTTGGCTTTGGCTATTCTGTCGAACAAGTCAGCCACTAGCGGAATTTGGTACTTGTTTTTCACCGTTAGCTTATTCAAAGTCCTATATTATACACACATACGAAGCGAGCCATCTTGCTTATTTTGGAACAGAATCGGAGGACCAAATGGAGCTTTAGACGGTTGTATATAGCCTGCCTCCAGCAGTTCAGAAATATGGTTACACATCTCCTCAAGTTCTAGCGGTGACATACGATATGGTGCCCACACAAGCGGCCTCCCCCTGGCACCAACTCAATCATATGATCAATCATACGTCGCGGTGGTAGCGTCTTAGGCAGTTCTACAGGCATCGTGTCTGCAAAATCTTCTAAGACCTCAGCTATTCCATCCTCAACTTCTACTACCTTTCCTGGTTTGATCTCAACCAACACTCATAGAAAAGTAGCCAAGCCTTGGCGCATACCTAGCTTCTTTCACCTGAATGGCAGACAAACATGGCTTAAGTGTCTTGTCTGGTTCACTTTCCCTCACGATATAGACAAAACATGGGTATTGAAGGTGTTGTATCAATATCCTATTTTTATGAGGTAATGGCGATGTCTTCGCCTTGTAAAAGAAATCATGTCTAATATCAGGTCATAATCATCCATGACCATCACTATAAAATCTACTTTTCCTTTTCATTCTCCAACTTGCACATCTGCATTACGAACTTTCCCTCGACTGGTTTGTGGTTATGCGTTAACAACTTTGATGGTGCTAGTCGCGCTAGTAACTGTTAAGTTCAATGCCATGGAAACGTCTGGATGAATAAAGGACTTGGTAGCACCGATATCAGCCATCGCTAATACCCATTCTCCATTGATCTTTACATCAATGTACATCAGTCCAGAAGAAATTTTTTTCTTGGTGTGTGCTTTGCTCCCTAGCAAACGACTGATGTTGCGGTGTTGGCCCCTACCAACATCATGCTGAGCCTTCCCAGCATCGTGATGTTTCTCATCAACACTTGCAGTGTCTCCGGTACCCTTAGTGTAGTCCTGATATGTAGAACAACTCGTTTCACCCTCATCAAGTTGTTTCTAGGACATCCTTCGTgtatgattattgcttgtagatCCTTGATTAAGGGTTCACATACTTTTAATTCTAACCTTTGGCTTGATCTTCGCCCCATCCTTTCTATGCCTTGTATTTTATGTGTGGATCCTTCACTTCAAATACAATTCAGGGCCAacttaaaaaacaacaacaaattcaaTCTGCCTTCTATAATCCAACGTGAACAAAGAGACCCTTAACCAGGGATCTGATAGACGAATTGTCACAAGGACGCACTACCTAAATGCAATACTGACCTTGACAATGGCAATTATACTCCGCAGCACCATTTCAGCCAACCCacacttagccaatacttcaactTCTTGACTAAATCTCTATTCAACCCATACTAAATAGAGGTTATGCTCAAAAATCTTTCAAGCTTTCAACCAAATACACACACTCCACTTGATGcataaaaaataaaccaaaacaagGGACAAATGCACCAACAGAACTTAGCTTTAAACTAGATCGTAGCCTTTTATTTGTTGCACACATAGGGTTACACACTCTTCTTGTTCCGGATTACCCAATCCCTTAAGATCAGGCTTACATAGCCTTACAAAAGCTATCTACAAGTAACTATCAGGTAATTACAGATTTACTTTACATATGGCAGTTGGCCAACTGTGCCAACTTGCATAACTTCTTTCCTAAAGCTAACCAAACAGTTCCTAGCCTTAGAATACATAAAGCAAACATTCTTTTCGTGTAACCAACTCATAACCGTCAAGGACGTGTGCCCGACACATGTCATCTAGCCTTGTTGCACAATGATTACGTCTGCCAGCCAAAGTTGCGGAATCATTGTTGAGCATCATTCTCCCAATGATGCAAGTTTGCTAATGCAAGTCTTGCTTGCATGCCTGCACTCCCCATGCATACAATTTACATGCCAAACTCGTTTGGCATATCTTGATGCTAATCTCGCATCGTTGGCCATGTCCAAACCCTGTTTGATACATGCCATTATTTAGCTGCAACTCAGACATGCGCCCCGCATATCTGACCTTGGTCAAGTTACTGATAATGCGCAACTATTGTGCATTTATACTTGGCCACTTGGCAACCatgtcatagacctcccccaACAACAGAACTCGACGCCCTCGTCGATTTTTTTTGTTGTAGGTAAGCTCGAATTTGTTTTTCAAATTGCCACAATGTAGTATCCTTCTCCCAAGAAGCTTCGGAGTTTGGAAAACCTTGCCACTTTATCAAATAATAAGTTCTCATATTCTTCTTGCTTTTCCCCTCAACTCAATCATCAAGTATAACCTCAACTTGCTTGTCGAATTGGGATCCGATTACTGGTGGTGCACGCTGTAGACGTATCCCCGAGTATTTCCCGATTCCGGCCGATCCAGACCGAGTAACTCGGTCAGTCATACCCGTGCATATAGTTTCCAGATATGTGAAGTGTTTGTGATGTGGTAGAAGAAGGAGAAcaaaaatggtaagaaaatagTTCAAAAATAAGTAGAAACTTATAGAGCTGGCTATTTCTTGTGCCTACACTGTTGGTttaagtttttagggttttataaagTGATCTGGGAACTATTTTGATCCTAGTCTGCCGAGTTACTCGTGACTCAGTAAgactgactcggtccgagtcacgACTAACTTGACGAGTAAATAGAGAATACCCTACTCGGCCGAGTTTTTGAAGATCGTATCGTCCAAAGACCAATACCTGAATTACTCGCGAGTAACTTAGCTGACTTGGCCGAGGCGTACTACATTGGACCTTGGCCAAGTTACTGATAATGTGCGACTGTTGTGCATTTCTACTTGGCCACTTGACAGCCATGTCATAGACAGCTACAAGCCCTTAAATAGTAACCTGTTATAGGAGcgacatggtttattagaggggcgacattctaataggacaaaaaggatcattacatgatcattcaaggtgtcccttataaaaaaaatactggaaatgacaaattaaccctcataattgataacctaatttaatgatgataatcaagtttagtgttaatgattaatttcacttatattaactcaaaatcaaaaccaaaatcaaatttttagagttaaaaaaaaagtttagaggagaaggtcaatctcaatcaattgaagaaattaaccaacaaaatgaagaaccggGACCTGAAAATGAttgggtatacttctaaattagtcccaactagatTTTTGTTGCTGAAAGTTATCTAAAATAcgtaaaaaattcattttttttacattttcagagctaattacggttggaattttgctcataaccgaccgtaaatcgaagttacggttcgtaaaagatgaaccaccaaccgtaactggttaaatttgaagaaaacccaatcgtaaaaccagttacggttggtaactaaatgctcgataccaaccgtaactcagttacggttggtaaccaaatgctcgatactaACCGTACCTGAATTACAGTtagtaactaaatgctcgataccaaccgtaactgagttacggttcgtaaactaaaatggttaccaaccgtaactgaagaaaattctcagatataagaacatacggttggtaattgaactattccgtaacaacatcaaaatatccagttacggttcgtaattgagttaaaatcaaccgtaactcacataaacccagaaatttcaatttcaattttcatctaaaaccctattttttgatagaaattaaacttcaatcgaacaaaataaaccaaatcgtaactgggttttcaaacatacctcatataagtcattacattatacttgattaattttcgaatcatcgattaatcgaagatgatgaaattttgagttttaatggaggttacggttgatggaaggaggagaagagaagaaagaaaacaaattttcaatttagctttgatttaggttaaacaATGGGGAGGATAATTTAGTTAATTTACACCCCTATagaacatcccctaaccaactagagggacattactatcacactgccgcccctATAATAGGTTACACCGTGAAAATCCAAGGTACCACCCCCTCGTATTTTTGGAGCCGGCTCGTTTCTTTTCTTCTGGGAAACCAAATCCCTCGGgtcttcgaaaaaaaaaaaaaaatttgtatctcAGAAGAAATTTTTCAGACAAACAATGGAAATACCTGTAGATTCTACGGAGAAAACCTCCATGAAaactgaagaaaaagaagatgtagTACAGTAGTAGACGATCAAGAAAAACCCTCACTATTTCCTCTCTTCCCTGtctcagattcatcatcactgaATAACAACACCACTGCCTCTAATAATCCTTATCAATGGCTTTCAAACAACACTAGTTTCACTACCGAACTTTCGATAATTAATCAATCTGTATCTTCTCAATACGAAAAACTAAGAACAGAAATTCAAGAAGATGAAGGTAAcctaaatgaagaagaagaagccaaaccttctttttcttcttcgtatGCTCTCTTAGATTCAGCTTCATCTGATTCCGACGAGAGAAGGCATAAGAAAAAAGATAAGAAGCGCAAGAGGAAGAGGTCGAAAGAAGAATCTTCGTTGGAAAAATCTAGAAAGTCTGGTGTTCGTGTTTGGGCTGGTTCTGATTATAAACCCTCCAAGGATTATTACATTGATTCTCGTGGTGATGTTGATAATTTGGCATTCGGTTCACTTTACAGGTATGGATTTTTGTTCTTAAGGTTTTGGCAGAAAAATAATACTGCATGTAGTAAGAATTTTAGTTTCGTTTGGATTTAGGGTTTATCAATTTATTAATATTTAGGTTGTGGGCTACATTGTTGCAAGTGGTTTATAAATGCTTATACGAATGTGATTGCAGAATGGATGTTGCTCGATATAAGCTCAGCAATCCAGGTGAATTTTCTGGACATCGAAATTTTTACCAAAGAAGGGATTCACTGTTAAATGGTGAAGCAGATGCTGATTCTTTAGATGCTAAATTAAGATCAAGTGGACGTTATTGGTCATCTAAATACTCAGCTTTAGAACGTCACAAGGACTTCAAACGTATGAGAATTGTTGGCACTGCAGAGATGCCTGAATTTTCTGAGTTTATTCCTTTAGGGGAAAATTCTGATGATGGATCACAAGAAAAGAGTACGATACTTGAAGAATCTTGGGAGGATGAAGTGTTACGACGTACAAAAGAATTCAATAAGTTGTCCAGGGAGTCACCCCATGATGAAAAAGTTTGGATAGCTTTTGCAGAGTTTCAGGATAAGGTTGCTAGTAAGCAACCACACAAAGGTGCTCGTTTGCAGATACTTGAGAAGAAGATTAGTATACTTGAGAAGGCTATTGAGCTTAATCCAGATAACGAAGATTTATTGTTGTCACTTATGAAGGCTTATCAGAGAAGGGATAGCAATGAGGTCCTTACTAAAAGATGGGAAAAGATCCTTATGCAGCATTCCGGGAGTTACAAGTTATGGAGAGAGTTTTTGCATGTTCTTCAGGAGGATTTCTCCAGATTCAAGGTTTCCAACATGAGAAAGATGTACGGGCATGCGATCCAGGCATTATCTTCTGCATGTGCCAAGCTGTGTAGGCAGGTTCTATATTTTCTCTACTTCAGtgctatatattatttatattgaAGCATCAACATCCCTTCTATTTCTTCCACTTGAGtcatttttagtttctttttcagTTCTTTGATGTTTAGGTTATAATATTTTACTTTGCTAATCTAACCTTTGTGTCCATCTATTATTATCGATATTCGAAAAGAAGATTTGCTAAAAATGATGATTTAGCGTTTCTGTTCCAATATGAGGAATTGATATTTAGTTTTGCTTCTGCATGTGTTAGTCTAAGCATACATGAGTAGTTAGTTAAATAGAATTTGCATATTAGGGTCCATGCCTGAAGTGCTTGTATGTATTGGAATTGCGCTTGTTTTATTAATCCATGTTTCGACATGATGGGTTTTGCAAACATTGATTCTTAGAAAAACTATTTTCAGTATGAAACTAACAATATCTTCACCTTTTTGTGGATGtgcttttttatcttttttaatcTTGATTGTTATCAGGTTTGATGGCGCAAGGCCTAAGATTTCTCCTGTTTGCCGTTTGATTTATCTTCTTCTCCATGTACCCGATTTCTTATTTACCTTTAAGCTACCCTCAGACTGAGCGATTTCCACTTGAAGACGATTAATTAACCAGGAACCACCCATACCTATGTAAATATAATACCTTGTACATATATGATAGTGGgaactttttgtttttatttttttatcattgATTCATTGTATTAGTGATTGATCTGTGGAAAGTGGAAACAGGTTCATTAGTAATCTCCTTCTCGGTGATGTGCAGTAAATTATTGTACTGGGATGTTTTGAAGCCATATTAAGTATGTGCAGTTAGGCCCAAATGGATTGTGTCTCTTTAAGTCAATGAGTGACTAACCTTTttactttaattattttcttgtttctcATGTGGTTGTTGGTGAATGGTTAATCACTTTTTCCATCTGCGGTTTCTTATGTTTTTTCGTTTTGTCCTCATGCAGGTTAACTGCTAAACCATCCTCTGCAGATCCGGCTATTATCCAACTGGAGCTTGGCGTGGTTGATATTTTTGTTTGTCTGTGCAGACTAGAGTGGCAGTCTGGCTATCAAGAGCTAGCAACCGGGTTATTTCAGGCTGAAATCGAGTATAGTTTGTTCTGCCCATCTTTACTCACTGAGCAAAGCAAGCAAAGACTGTTTGAGCATTTCTGGGGTGGAAATGGTGCAAGACTTGGAGAAGATGGAGCCCTTGGGTGGTCCATATggtggagaaagaagaagaaaaaaggcaGCAGATTATTAAGGATGAGGAGACTttaagagaaaatgaagaaggtTGTTGGACAGGTTGGTCGGAGCCTCAATCAGTCATAAATGGAAGTAAACAAAATCTCGAAAATTTAAAAGATGGTGATCTGGGTGAGGATGACTTTGAGAAAGATTTTGAGGCTGACACCAGTTTGCAGGAtgatgattttgaatgtttgctGAAAAAGCTGGGCATTGATGCTGAGACTGATGCTGATAGCGATGTTAAGGACACAGCTACATGGAGTAAATGGTCACAGGAGGAGCTGGTAAGAGACGGGGAGCAATGGATGCCTTCGCGTGAAAATTCTGGTACTTCCTCTTCTGTATTTTCACTATTTATTTTTAGACCTGAAGTCCATGATTTCTCTGCCCTTCATATATTGCTATTTTATGCTTTAGTGCCGCAGCTTTACATATTGCCGAAGTGAATAGAAATCTAAACGTATCCCTTCACTTACATTGTTTTAACTTATTCTGATTGTCAACTAGTGGGGGCTGCCTCTTGCGAAGAAGGGGATGATGAAATCATGAGTACTATATTGTTTGAAGACGTTAGGGAGTTTCTATTTTCCTTGTGCTCAGAGGAGGCCCGTTTCTCTTTGGCATCTCAATTCATTgagttttttggcgggaagatgTCTCAGTGGTTGGTATTTAATCTATACTCAATATCAACAGAT
The nucleotide sequence above comes from Papaver somniferum cultivar HN1 chromosome 8, ASM357369v1, whole genome shotgun sequence. Encoded proteins:
- the LOC113306076 gene encoding LOW QUALITY PROTEIN: protein NRDE2 homolog (The sequence of the model RefSeq protein was modified relative to this genomic sequence to represent the inferred CDS: inserted 1 base in 1 codon), which translates into the protein MKNRDLKMIGKRRCSTVVDDQEKPSLFPLFPVSDSSSLNNNTTASNNPYQWLSNNTSFTTELSIINQSVSSQYEKLRTEIQEDEGNLNEEEEAKPSFSSSYALLDSASSDSDERRHKKKDKKRKRKRSKEESSLEKSRKSGVRVWAGSDYKPSKDYYIDSRGDVDNLAFGSLYRMDVARYKLSNPGEFSGHRNFYQRRDSLLNGEADADSLDAKLRSSGRYWSSKYSALERHKDFKRMRIVGTAEMPEFSEFIPLGENSDDGSQEKSTILEESWEDEVLRRTKEFNKLSRESPHDEKVWIAFAEFQDKVASKQPHKGARLQILEKKISILEKAIELNPDNEDLLLSLMKAYQRRDSNEVLTKRWEKILMQHSGSYKLWREFLHVLQEDFSRFKVSNMRKMYGHAIQALSSACAKLCRLTAKPSSADPAIIQLELGVVDIFVCLCRLEWQSGYQELATGLFQAEIEYSLFCPSLLTEQSKQRLFEHFWGGNGARLGEDGALGWSIWXEKEEEKRQQIIKDEETLRENEEGCWTGWSEPQSVINGSKQNLENLKDGDLGEDDFEKDFEADTSLQDDDFECLLKKLGIDAETDADSDVKDTATWSKWSQEELVRDGEQWMPSRENSVGAASCEEGDDEIMSTILFEDVREFLFSLCSEEARFSLASQFIEFFGGKMSQWTCTNSPSWIESTLSLETLADSILDDLRCVRQVVTKTQSSSSNSALECLLEYSNDEVKRTNMMKFLRNAILLCLNVFPRNYLLEEAALVAEELFTTKMNPCPLSVTPSRTLAKVLLKNDRQDLLLCGLYAGREAAYGNIDLARKVFDMALSSVEGLPLDLRRNVPLLYFWYAEMELANFSSGSGTCSQRAVHILSCFGSGVKYSTYQCQPSQVQLLKAHQGFKEFIRTLRPMWARGNIKDESIAHICAAALFEEITTGWAAGIGVIEEAFSMVLPERRGQSLQLESLLNYYIKMMQKYYSQLKLSNVWDSTLQGLQIYPYNSKLFTSLVEIGCLYTVPVKLRRMFDEYCQKRPSVIAWLFAVSYELDKEGSRHRIHALFERALANDKLEHSVILWRCYIAYELDVVCNPSAAKRVFFRAIHACPWSKKLWLDGFLKLNSILTVKELSDLQEVMRDKEIHLRTDIYEILLQEMHERR